The sequence below is a genomic window from Candidatus Eisenbacteria bacterium.
CCACCCGGAAGCCCGGGACGAGCATGAACTCCTGGTGCACCATCCCGATCCCCGACTCGATGGCTTGTTCGGGATTCTGGAACCGCACGGCCCGTCCGCCGAGCACGACCTCGCCTCCGTATCCGCCGGTCTCGCGGATCACGGGCATCCCGAAGAGGATGTTCATGAGCGTGGACTTGCCGGCGCCGTTCTCGCCGACGAGCGCGTGGATCTCGCCGGGCATCACGGAGAGCGAGACGCCCTTCAAAACGCGGTTGCCCTCGAACTCCTTGACGATGTCCCGGAGC
It includes:
- a CDS encoding ATP-binding cassette domain-containing protein → MSTASTTSGPFAPEGAGTPALELRDIVKEFEGNRVLKGVSLSVMPGEIHALVGENGAGKSTLMNILFGMPVIRETGGYGGEVVLGGRAVRFQNPEQAIESGIGMVHQEFMLVPGFRV